A single region of the Hylaeus volcanicus isolate JK05 chromosome 5, UHH_iyHylVolc1.0_haploid, whole genome shotgun sequence genome encodes:
- the LOC128876695 gene encoding protein LTV1 homolog, protein MPKGKSKKFIEKKNSVTFHLVHRSQKDPLIADETAPQRVLVPVGDAQAPKLDKKNVDISKRKEEQQKYGIYFDDDYNYLQHLKDVNSLTTEWERVDAPNVSKTSDKKDTPKINLPSSVFASNVEEKVGLLNKAAPTSGLRLDLDPDVVAALDDDFDFDDPENELEDNFIELAENGDSESTDNEYDEESDVSSEGHMKLSDEEQDEVHSLNGPQYTFRDEETKSRFTEYSISSSVIRRNEQLALLDDKFERMYAAYDDNEIGSLECDEIEGYVEPDSDLVLQCAAEFEKQENGDAENVAQLMQERMKILEKEYSTSDDENGLEQLVVDARQKDQWDCESIISTYSNIYNHPKLISEPKHLEKIKVNPRTGIPKNVLDGASGKLTTKSLAQFNQQNQSCKPIGPRSIAETMKSTLSTLSVRPKGETPEERKDRKKSLKEYRKERRMERKANTGAFKEEKKRQEKILLNNRQNIQGNRIL, encoded by the exons ATG CCGAAGGGAAAATCAAAGAAGTTTAttgagaagaaaaattcagtAACATTTCATTTAGTTCATCGTTCACAAAAGGATCCATTAATTGCTGATGAAACAGCACCACAACGCGTACTTGTACCAGTTGGGGATGCACAAGCTCCTAAGTtagataagaaaaatgtagatATTTCTAAGCGCAAAGAAGAGCAACAAAAATACGGCATATATTTTGATGATGACTATAACTATCTGCAACATCTGAAGGATGTTAATTCTTTGACAACTGAATGGGAACGTGTAGATGCtccaaatgtttcaaaaacaaGTGACAAGAAAGATactccaaaaattaatttaccatCTTCTGTGTTTGCTTCAAATGTAGAAGAAAAAGTTGGACTTCTTAACAAAGCAGCTCCTACATCTGGATTGAGATTAGACTTGGATCCAGATGTGGTAGCAGCATTGGATGatgattttgattttgatGATCCAGAGAATGAATTAGAagataattttatagaattagCTGAAAATGGTGATAGTGAGTCAACAGATAATGAGTATG ATGAAGAGTCAGATGTTTCATCTGAAGGACATATGAAATTATCTGATGAAGAACAAGATGAAGTACACAGTTTAAATGGACCTCAGTACACTTTTAGAgatgaagaaacaaaatcCCGTTTTACAGAGTATTCAATCAGTAGTAGTGTCATAAGAAGAAATGAACAATTGGCTCTTCTTGATGATAAATTTGAgagg ATGTATGCAGCATATGATGACAATGAAATTGGTTCATTAGAATGTGATGAAATTGAAGGTTACGTAGAACCAGATTCAGATTTAGTCCTTCAGTGTGCAGcagaatttgaaaaacaagaaaacggaGAT GCTGAGAATGTTGCACAACTTATGCAAGAGAGGATGaagattttagaaaaagaatattccacCTCTGATGATGAAAATGGTTTAGAACAACTTGTTGTTGATGCAAGACAGAAAGATCAATGGGATTGTGAAAGCATTATTAGTACATACAGCAACATATATAATCAtccgaaattaatttcggaaCCTAAG CATctagaaaaaatcaaagtcaATCCAAGAACTGGAATTCCAAAAAACGTTTTAGATGGAGCCTCTGGAAAATTGACTACTAAAAGTTTAGCTCAGTTTAATCAACAAAATCAAAGTTGTAAACCAATTGGACCGCGATCTATCGCGGAAACAATGAAATCGACTTTAAGCACATTAAGTGTCAGACCAAAAGGAGAAACGCCTGAAGAAAGGAAGGATAGAAAAAAATCACTGAAGGAATACAGAAAA GAAAGGAGAATGGAACGAAAAGCAAATACCGGAGCAtttaaggaagaaaagaaacgccaagaaaaaattctattgaacaaCAGACAAAACATACAAGGAAATCGTATActttaa
- the LOC128876696 gene encoding ADP-ribosylation factor-like protein 6 isoform X1, translating to MGLFDRLANLLGLRKKEVNVLVVGLNNSGKSTVINNFKREDDRCIDIVPTVGYNVEKFAFKNVNFTAFDMSGHDRHRSLWEHYYKDCHGIIFIIDSSDKLRLVVVKEELDMLLQHPDVAGRKIPILFLANKMDLPDSLTTVKLVAGLGLDRIQNKPWHIRATNAITGEGLQLGIEWLTDQIRDIFINKR from the exons ATGGGACTATTTGACCGATTAGCGAATCTTTTAGGTCTTaggaaaaaagaagtaaacgTTTTAGTAGTGGGCCTTAATAACAGTGGTAAGTCGACggtcataaataatttcaaacgcGAGGATGACCGTTGCATAGACATAGTGCCCACCGTCGGGTAtaatgttgaaaaatttgcAT ttaaaaatgtcaattttaCGGCATTCGATATGTCAGGTCATGACCGCCATAGATCTTTATGGGAACATTACTATAAGGATTGCCATGGTATTATATTCATAATCGATAGCAGCGATAAGCTACGATTGGTTGTTGTTAAAGAGGAATTAGATATGCTTCTTCAACATCCGGACGTGGCAG GTCGCAAAATACCGATACTATTTCTGGCAAATAAAATGGATTTGCCAGATTCTTTGACTACTGTTAAACTTGTTGCTGGCCTTGGGCTTGACCGTATACAGAACAAACCATGGCACATACGAGCAACAAACGCAATCACCGGAGAAGGATTACAACTTGGCATAGAGTGGCTGACAGATCAAATTcgcgatatatttattaataagagATAA
- the LOC128876697 gene encoding V-type proton ATPase subunit G: MASQTQGIQQLLTAEKRAAEKVSEARKRKARRLKQAKEEAQDEIEKYRQERERQFREFEAKHMGSKEDVAARIEADTKVKIQEMNQAVSVHKETVMFKILDLVYNIKPELHKNYRIEM; the protein is encoded by the exons ATGGCCAGCCAGACGCAAGGTATTCAGCAACTTCTGACAGCCGAGAAAAGAGCTGCGGAGAAAGTTTCCGAAGCCAGAAAAC GTAAGGCACGTAGATTGAAGCAGGCCAAAGAAGAAGCTcaagatgaaattgaaaaatacagaCAAGAACGAGAAAGACAATTTCGTGAATTTGAAGCCAAG cACATGGGCTCAAAGGAGGATGTTGCTGCACGCATAGAGGCTGAcacaaaagtaaaaattcaagaaatgaaTCAGGCTGTGTCAGTGCACAAAGAGACC GTTATGTTTAAAATCTTGGACTTGGTGTACAACATTAAACCTGAGTTGCACAAGAATTACCGCATCGAAATGTAA
- the LOC128876694 gene encoding uncharacterized protein LOC128876694, with product MEIDEIMENADDIGQDSDSINNSIDLLEEKKIKLRKQINQLKSIVKQIKCNLNIHKYKNTKITYDQNASDISANTDTDSDTPEILDVDIELQFQLYRYAGIYCVKSSKEEFIFNFSSSHKYEKKGTFAVQILNKDNLGHLGKWIMPKSIDLNVLISIFPIQELKYIPSFVRTCKHYIDCHFLRQEQYHELMDRVSHLKDCTLQTNLAYTYISLELKSVRKVEDDSYINIVIYLIYDTNEVRPHKVEVDSQTEEELDKSMKMHLKDSLKCFKTFDLCTAFKNILNTGQFIWAKEDDEDSPVEVNNLSNSDEEGFIEEYLKESKMSPLRLTTQQKKRRKRTKKQIKVKSVSEAFESNKESVSAQLEKENSRMMKSPSSVGTQQLKKLKQTKLKFRLYSESDGHISCVTSSTKMTPQKKTTNRNLNELLTSTPMHKNHNFIQTTSIDNISDITVNENGLKNANTNIDSARESEPISVHRPLSNSSAKVLQSKIKTNVKPTK from the exons ATGGAGATAGACGAAATCATGGAAAATGCTGATGACATTGGGCAAGATTCAGACAGTATAAACAATAGTATAG acCTTTTAGAGGAGAAAAAGATCAAAttgagaaaacaaataaatcagTTGAAATCCATAGTTAAACAAATTAAGTGTAATttaaacatacataaatataaaaatactaaaatcaCATACGATCAAAATGCTTCTGACATTTCTGCCAATACAGATACAGATTCAGATACCCCTGAAATTCTAGATGTTGATAtagaattacaatttcaattgtatAGATATGCTGGTATTTACTGTGTCAAGTCTTCAaaagaagaattcatttttaatttttcatcatcacataaatatgaaaagaagGGTACTTTtgctgtacaaattttaaataaggaTAATTTAGGGCATTTAGGAAAATGGATAATGCCCAAGTCAATtgatttaaatgttttaatatctatatttCCTATTCAAGAGTTAAAATACATACCTAGCTTTGTAAGAACCTGCAAGCATTATATAGATTGTCATTTTCTTCGACAAGAGCAATATCATGAACTAATg GATAGAGTGTCTCATTTGAAAGACTGTActttacaaacaaatttagcATATACTTATATCagtttagaattaaaaagtgTAAGGAAAGTAGAGGATgattcatatataaatatagttatATATCTTATATATGATACTAATGAAGTCAGACCACATAAAGTTGAAGTAGATTCACAAACAGAAGAGGAATTGGACAAAAGCATGAAAATGCATCTAAAGGATTCATTAAAGTGTTTTAAAACATTTGATTTATGTACAGCATTTAAGAACATATTAAACACAGGTCAATTTATATGGGCAAAAGAAGATGATGAAGATAGTCCAGTAGAAGTTAAT aaTTTGAGCAACTCAGATGAAGAGGGATTTATAGAAGAATATTTGAAGGAATCAAAGATGTCTCCGCTACGTTTAACAACACAGCAGAAGAAAAGacgaaaaagaacaaaaaagcAGATAAAAGTGAAAAGTGTTTCAGAAGCATTTGAAAGTAATAAGGAGTCTGTCTCTGCTCAATTGGAGAAAGAGAATTCCAGAATGATGAAATCTCCATCATCTGTGGGTACACaacaactaaaaaaattaaaacagacaaagttaaaatttcgattataCAGTGAATCAGATGGACATATAAGTTGTGTAACATCTTCTACAAAAATGACTCCtcaaaagaaaacaacaaatagaaatttaaatgaattgttGACTAGTACTCCAATGCATAAGAATCACAACTTCATTCAAACAACCAGCATTGATAATATTAGTGATATTACAGTCAATGAAAATGGTTTAAAAAATGCTAACACTAACATTGATTCTGCTAGAGAGAGTGAACCTATAAGTGTACACAGACCTTTAAGTAATTCTTCTGCAAAAGTGTTacaaagcaaaataaaaacaaacgtgaaaccaacaaaataa
- the LOC128876696 gene encoding ADP-ribosylation factor-like protein 6 isoform X2: MGLFDRLANLLGLRKKEVNVLVVGLNNSVKNVNFTAFDMSGHDRHRSLWEHYYKDCHGIIFIIDSSDKLRLVVVKEELDMLLQHPDVAGRKIPILFLANKMDLPDSLTTVKLVAGLGLDRIQNKPWHIRATNAITGEGLQLGIEWLTDQIRDIFINKR; encoded by the exons ATGGGACTATTTGACCGATTAGCGAATCTTTTAGGTCTTaggaaaaaagaagtaaacgTTTTAGTAGTGGGCCTTAATAACAGTG ttaaaaatgtcaattttaCGGCATTCGATATGTCAGGTCATGACCGCCATAGATCTTTATGGGAACATTACTATAAGGATTGCCATGGTATTATATTCATAATCGATAGCAGCGATAAGCTACGATTGGTTGTTGTTAAAGAGGAATTAGATATGCTTCTTCAACATCCGGACGTGGCAG GTCGCAAAATACCGATACTATTTCTGGCAAATAAAATGGATTTGCCAGATTCTTTGACTACTGTTAAACTTGTTGCTGGCCTTGGGCTTGACCGTATACAGAACAAACCATGGCACATACGAGCAACAAACGCAATCACCGGAGAAGGATTACAACTTGGCATAGAGTGGCTGACAGATCAAATTcgcgatatatttattaataagagATAA
- the LOC128876116 gene encoding peptidylglycine alpha-hydroxylating monooxygenase, with protein MKGKYAFVSYIVLVSLFKCTKCHSVEKYSLLMPNVRPNREELYLCTSVKVDPSQNYYVIGFEPNATMDVAHHILLYGCGKPGMSKTVWNCGEMGHGMDKNEDTMAPCAAESQVLYAWARDAPKLILPKGVGFKVGGDSSIKYLVLQVHYAHIDMFKDGRTDDSGVFLHYTLRPLNKIASVLIMGTSGLIPPKSTTYMETACMINENKTIYPIAYRTHTHSLGKVVSGYLIKPDFTWIELGRRDPLTPQMFYPIHNKVAATQGDQIAARCTMQSTRDRWTIIGATKEDEMCNFYLMYYVENDEPLSMKYCFTPGPPDYYWKKAGLFNYPDREASSL; from the exons atgaaaggaaagtACGCGTTCGTTAGTTATATTGTACTCGTGAGTTTATTCAAGTGTACAAAGTGTCACAGTGTCGAGAAATATTCGTTGCTTATGCCAAATGTTAGACCAAACAGA gAAGAACTGTACTTATGTACATCTGTTAAAGTAGATCCTTCCCAAAATTATTATGTCATAGGTTTTGAACCAAATGCAACAATGGATGTTGCTCATCATATACTTTTATATGGTTGTGGCAAACCAGGCATGTCGAAGACTGTTTGGAATTGTGGAGAGATGGGGCACGGTATGGACAAGAACGAGGACACAATGGCTCCATGTGCAGCAGAATCTCAA GTATTGTATGCTTGGGCAAGAGATGCACCAAAATTGATTTTGCCGAAGGGGGTAGGCTTCAAGGTTGGTGGGGATTCCTCGATTAAGTACTTGGTTCTACAGGTTCATTATGCACATATCGATATGTTTAAAGATGGTAGAACAGATGATTCCGGTGTATTTCTTCATTATACATTACGTCCGTTAAATAAGATAGCTAGTGTTCTCATTATGGGAACTTCTGGTTTGATACCTCCAAAGAGTACAACATACATGGAAACAGCCTGtatgataaatgaaaacaaaactatcTATCCTATCGCGTATAGAACGCATACACATTCACTTGGAAAGGTGGTTTCTGGATATTTGATAAAACCAGACTTTACATGGATAGAATTAGGCAGAAGGGATCCTCTGACTCCTCAAATGTTTTATCCTATACACAATAAGGTTGCAGCTACTCAAGGCGACCAAATAGCGGCTCGATGTACTATGCAAAGTACGCGCGATAGATGGACGATCATAGGTGCAACTAAGGAAGACGaaatgtgcaatttttatctaatgTATTACGTTGAAAACGACGAACCATTATCTATGAAATACTGTTTTACACCCGGACCTCCCGATTATTACTGGAAAAAGGCTGGACTCTTCAACTACCCTGATAGAGAAGCATCTAGTTTATAA